In Ostrea edulis chromosome 4, xbOstEdul1.1, whole genome shotgun sequence, a single window of DNA contains:
- the LOC125667885 gene encoding B9 domain-containing protein 1-like, with amino-acid sequence MSQSSVFLLMVGGQIESAEFPDFDDIYCKYCFTFGPDWLVTSGLDEGLTQVTKKSRDDRQQFVWNFPLDITFKSTNPFGWPQLVVHAYGIDAFGTDVVRGYGVTHVPITPGRHKVRLPMFVPESSSQLQKLTAWILGRRPEYVDVRVLAQGEGREVTRVRSQGFLTVSFNVVMKDMKKLGYDIIPSEMSSSVIPESVAAKSGGTTET; translated from the exons ATGTCACAAAGCTCCGTATTTCTTTTGATGGTTGGAGGACAGATTGAATCAGCAGAG TTTCCTGACTTTGATGACATATACTGCAAATACTGCTTCACATTTGGCCCGGATTGGTTGGTGACATCA GGCTTAGATGAAGGATTGACACAAGTTACGAAGAAAAGCCGTGATGACAGACAGCAGTTTGTGTGGAACTTCCCCCTAGACATAACATTTAAAAGCACCAATCCATTTGGAT GGCCTCAGTTGGTCGTCCATGCCTATGGAATTGATGCCTTTGGAACAGACGTTGTAAGAGGTTACGGCGTAACACATGTACCCATCACGCCCGGCAG GCATAAAGTCCGTCTTCCCATGTTTGTGCCAGAATCTTCATCTCAGTTACAGAAACTGACTGCCTGGATTTTAGGTCGTCGACCAGAGTATGTTGATGTGCGTGTGCTGGCCCAAGGGGAGGGGAGAGAAG TGACCAGAGTTAGATCCCAGGGTTTTCTCACAGTGTCATTTAATGTGGTGATGAAGGACATGAAAAAACTTGGTTATGACATCATTCCGTCAGAAATGTCATCATCAGTAATACCCGAGTCCGTGGCCGCCAAGAGTGGGGGGACCACGGAAACATGA
- the LOC125667887 gene encoding transmembrane protein 14C-like, with protein sequence MDGKQINLTTALYFQFPGMMGGVDIVSLAYSVTVTAGGLLGYVKAGSVPSLMAGLAFGSLMGYGTYQTSLDPQNVNLSLATSGVLAGVMGYRFYNSGKFMPAGLVATLSVLMVARFGYRLAMRS encoded by the exons ATGGACGGGAAGCAAATTAATCTCACCACCGCACTGTACTTTCAATTTCCTGGAATGATGGGTGGCGTGGATATTGTAAGCCTTGCATACTCCGTGACAGTGACGGCAGGGGGTTTATTGGGATATGTCAAAGCAG GAAGTGTACCCTCTCTGATGGCAGGGCTGGCGTTTGGGAGTCTGATGGGCTACGGAACGTATCAGACCTCGTTGGATCCACAGAATGTCAACTTGTCACTAG cGACAAGTGGGGTGCTAGCTGGTGTGATGGGGTACAGATTTTACAACTCTGGGAAGTTCATGCCAGCAGGACTAGTGGCCACACTCAG TGTATTGATGGTTGCCAGATTTGGATATAGGCTTGCCATGAGAAGTTGA